Sequence from the Saccopteryx bilineata isolate mSacBil1 chromosome 6, mSacBil1_pri_phased_curated, whole genome shotgun sequence genome:
TTAAATCTCCGAAAGACAAGAATACAGCCCACTAAGCACCAAACACCATCTGGGGTTTGCAAGGAACAGTAAGACTCATTTGTAAACACAGATTCTGAAGACATCTGAAAGTATAAACTTGCAGACTCAAAATCTTCAATCGCTTGAGGTTCAAGAGTAAAGGAGTAAATTTTTCGATACTTATTCTTTTCCAGGAGATCAGAATTAAGAAATTCTTGGTTTGGAATGTACTGCTCTCTTCTGATTTGGTCCAGGTACCAGATCCCTCTCTCTTCTGTCAAGCGGAAGATGCAGGGCACCTGAGGCTGATCCTTCCCAGAAATTAACTCCAGAGGTTGCCACATCTGGTAGGAGCTTCCAAACCCAGCATCAACTATGTAGTTCCTGCCATCTATGACCACTTGCAGCAGCAGGTGAATTATAGTTTTGCTATATTTGTTGCCTGGAGTATTGTACACATACCCGCCCAACATTGTGGTCTCGAAACCGATGGTGGTCAGAGCCCAGTACAGAAGTTGATTGACCTGGAGACACCACCCACCCCGGTTCTTCCTCACGATTTGATCAAAAATGGCCTCCAAGCCCAATTCCATGGGTTCCCCACAATGGATGCTAAGGTTCTCAAAGGGAATGGCCCAGATCTGGTGCTGAAGAATGTCAGTGAGTGTTTCCAGGTCCAATTTGTTCCTAGACTTCTTATAACCAATTCTTTCAAAATATGCTTCAATATCCATGATCTCCTaaagcaaggaaaataaaacaaaaacacagtgtTACTTTTGTGCTTGGATTTCCTTGAGTAGATTAATTATAAATCTAATGagtcttaaatatataaataaatatattaagattAAAATGGTTATAAACATCTGTATttataaatctttaattttttaaatttatttttaagttaaaatgtttTCACCTTATTGTGATATCATTGACATATAAcatgtgtaagtttaaggtgtataaCATGATTAGATACATTTATATTACAACATGATTATCGTGATAAGGTTAGTTAACACCTCTTTGctgtcatattttataattttctcttggTATTGGTGATTAGAtctaagatctattctcttagtttctttttgtatatAATTCAGTATTGTCATTATAATTACCATGCTGTGTATTAGCTCCCCAGACCTTATTtatcttctagcttgtagtttGCACCCTTTGGCGGACATCTACCTACTTCTCCCCTCCAGCTcatggcaaccaccattctactttctatttctatgagtttggctctttttagattccatatataaatgagaACATAAAGGATTTGTCACTTttgtctgaattatttcacttagcataatgccctcaaggtccatccatgttgtggaaAAAGACCTGGTTTTCTTCTTTCATATGGCTGAATTATTTTCCATTCATATGTGCATGAATACTTaggatgttttcatttcttgactattttgaataattatgcagtgaacataggggtggagCTCTCTCTGCAAgatagtgttttcatttcctttggctaTATCCCTagagtggaactgctggatcatatagtagttctgtttttaattttttgaggaacctccaaactattttccatatctccaatttacattctcaccaacagtgttcaagggtttctttttcttcacacaacctcaccaacatttgtttcttctcttttgtataaCAGCTATTCTAacagtgtgaagtggtatcttattgtggttttgatttgcatttccctgagatTTGTgacattgagtatttttttttatttacttgttggCCACTTGTAGTGCTTCTATGggaaaatatctattcaagttATACACCtacttttaattgaattatt
This genomic interval carries:
- the LOC136307724 gene encoding arylamine N-acetyltransferase 1-like, with amino-acid sequence MDIEAYFERIGYKKSRNKLDLETLTDILQHQIWAIPFENLSIHCGEPMELGLEAIFDQIVRKNRGGWCLQVNQLLYWALTTIGFETTMLGGYVYNTPGNKYSKTIIHLLLQVVIDGRNYIVDAGFGSSYQMWQPLELISGKDQPQVPCIFRLTEERGIWYLDQIRREQYIPNQEFLNSDLLEKNKYRKIYSFTLEPQAIEDFESASLYFQMSSESVFTNESYCSLQTPDGVWCLVGCILVFRRFNYKDNMDLVEFKTLNEEEVEVELKNIFNISLQGKFVLKHSENFFTI